A genomic region of Planococcus kocurii contains the following coding sequences:
- the rnhC gene encoding ribonuclease HIII: protein MSNVVLKLTEDSLLKVIAHYEKNKIISKNPYARFSAKISDTVVTVYTSGKVMFQGNGAAREAAKWGIAPAADKIVSTKGDKLPDGFAQLSVLGSDETGTGDFFGPITVAACYVPADKVELARELGVKDSKQLTDAWMRQVAPDLRATFAHKVLTLKNDKYNKVQSQGWSQGKIKALLHNQALRYVLNEIAPEKPSFILIDQFAERGIYYKHIKEEPEIIHENVLFSTKAEGLHVSVACASIIARVAFLEEMDRMSQDAGMTLPKGAGKIVDEAAAKILLKHGEAYLKGLTKVHFANTGKAVAIAAKRRK, encoded by the coding sequence ATGTCAAACGTCGTTCTAAAACTTACAGAAGACAGTCTTCTCAAAGTGATTGCTCATTACGAGAAAAACAAGATCATTTCCAAAAATCCATATGCTCGCTTTAGCGCTAAAATCTCCGATACCGTCGTGACTGTTTACACCTCTGGAAAAGTCATGTTTCAAGGGAATGGAGCTGCACGAGAAGCAGCAAAATGGGGAATTGCCCCTGCAGCTGACAAAATCGTCTCAACCAAAGGAGACAAACTTCCTGACGGTTTTGCCCAACTTTCGGTTCTCGGATCTGACGAAACGGGCACCGGTGATTTTTTCGGACCAATTACCGTCGCGGCGTGTTACGTACCGGCCGACAAAGTTGAACTTGCACGCGAACTCGGTGTGAAAGATTCGAAACAACTGACCGATGCCTGGATGCGCCAAGTTGCCCCCGACCTTAGAGCAACATTTGCGCATAAAGTGCTAACTTTAAAAAATGATAAATACAACAAAGTCCAAAGCCAAGGCTGGTCACAAGGAAAAATCAAAGCCTTGTTGCATAACCAAGCACTCAGATATGTTCTAAACGAGATTGCACCCGAAAAACCAAGCTTTATCTTAATCGATCAATTTGCAGAACGCGGCATCTATTATAAGCACATTAAAGAAGAACCAGAAATCATTCATGAGAACGTCTTGTTTTCCACAAAAGCAGAAGGTCTTCACGTTTCAGTTGCCTGTGCGTCGATTATCGCTCGCGTTGCATTTCTTGAAGAGATGGACCGAATGAGTCAAGACGCGGGTATGACTTTGCCAAAAGGCGCTGGAAAAATCGTGGATGAAGCAGCGGCGAAGATTTTGCTGAAGCATGGTGAGGCGTATTTGAAGGGGTTGACGAAGGTGCATTTTGCGAATACGGGGAAAGCTGTTGCAATAGCTGCTAAGAGGCGCAAGTAA